A genomic stretch from Papio anubis isolate 15944 chromosome 18, Panubis1.0, whole genome shotgun sequence includes:
- the HSD11B2 gene encoding corticosteroid 11-beta-dehydrogenase isozyme 2 gives MERWPWPSGGAWLLVAARALLQLLRSDLRLGRPLLAALALLAALDWLCQRLLPPPAALAVLAAAGWIALSRLARPQLLPVATRAVLITGCDSGFGKETAKKLDSMGFTVLATVLELNSPGAIELRTCCSPRLRLLQLDLTKPGDISRVLEFTKAHTTSTGLWGLVNNAGHNEVVADAELSPVATFRSCMEVNFFGALELTKGLLPLLRSSRGRIVTVGSPAGDMPYPCLGAYGTSKAAVALLMDTFSCELLPWGVKVSIIQPGCFKTESVRNVGQWEKRKQLLLANLPQELLQAYGKDYIEHLHGQFLRSLRLAMSDLSPVVDAITDALLAARPRRRYYPGQGLGLMYFIHYYLPEGLRRRFLQAFFISHRLPRALQPGQPGATPPQDAAQDPNLSLGPSPAVAR, from the exons ATGGAGCGCTGGCCTTGGCCGTCGGGCGGCGCCTGGCTGCTCGTGGCTGCCCGCgcgctgctgcagctgctgcgcTCAGACCTGCGTCTGGGCCGCCCGCTGCTGGCGGCGCTGGCGCTGCTGGCCGCGCTCGACTGGCTGTGCCAGCGCCTGCTGCCCCCGCCGGCCGCACTCGCCGTGCTGGCCGCCGCTGGCTGGATCGCGTTGTCCCGCCTGGCGCGCCCGCAGCTCCTGCCGGTGGCCACTCGCGCGGTGCTCATCACCG GCTGTGACTCTGGTTTTGGCAAGGAGACGGCCAAGAAACTGGACTCCATGGGCTTCACGGTGCTGGCCACCGTATTGGAGTTGAACAGCCCCGGTGCCATCGAGCTGCGTACCTGCTGCTCCCCTCGCCTAAGGCTGCTGCAGCTGGACCTGACCAAACCAGGAGACATTAGCCGCGTGCTAGAGTTCACCAAGGCCCACACCACCAGCACTG GCCTGTGGGGCCTGGTCAACAACGCAGGCCACAATGAAGTAGTTGCTGATGCGGAGCTGTCTCCAGTGGCCACTTTCCGTAGCTGCATGGAGGTGAATTTCTTTGGCGCACTCGAGCTGACCAAGGGCCTCCTGCCCCTGCTGCGCAGCTCAAGGGGCCGCATCGTGACTGTGGGCAGCCCAGCGG GGGACATGCCATATCCATGCTTGGGGGCCTATGGAACCTCCAAGGCGGCTGTGGCGCTACTTATGGACACATTCAGCTGTGAACTCCTTCCCTGGGGGGTCAAGGTCAGCATCATCCAGCCTGGCTGCTTCAAGACAG AGTCAGTGAGAAACGTGGGTCAGTGGGAAAAGCGCAAGCAATTGCTGCTGGCCAACCTGCCTCAAGAGCTGCTGCAGGCTTATGGCAAGGACTACATTGAACACTTGCATGGGCAGTTCCTGCGCTCGCTACGCCTGGCCATGTCCGACCTCAGCCCAGTTGTAGATGCCATCACAGATGCGCTGCTGGCAGCTCGGCCCCGCCGCCGCTATTACCCCGGCCAGGGCCTGGGGCTCATGTACTTCATCCACTACTACCTGCCTGAGGGCCTGCGGCGCCGCTTCCTGCAGGCCTTCTTCATCAGTCATCGTCTGCCTcgagcactgcagcctggccagcctggcgCTACCCCACCACAGGATGCAGCCCAGGACCCAAACCTGAGCCTCGGCCCTTCCCCAGCAGTGGCTCGGTGA